One segment of Choloepus didactylus isolate mChoDid1 chromosome 15, mChoDid1.pri, whole genome shotgun sequence DNA contains the following:
- the LOC119510205 gene encoding 52 kDa repressor of the inhibitor of the protein kinase-like: MPNFCAAPNCTRKSTQSDLAFFRFPRDPARCQKWVENCRRADLEDKTPDQLNKHYRLCAKHFETSMICRTSPYRTVLRDNAIPTIFDLTSHLNNPHSRHRKRIKELSEDEIRTLKQKKIDETSEQEQKHKETNNSSAQNPNIEEGGEEQDEDILPLTLEEKENKEYLKSLFEILILMGKQNIPLDGHEADELPEGLFTPDNFQALLECRINSGEEVLRKRFETTAVNTLFCSKTQQKQMLEICESCIREETLREVRDSHFFSIITDDVVDIAGEEHLPVLVRFVDESHNLREDFVGFLPYEADAEILAVKFHTTITEKWGLNMEYCRGQAYIVSSGFSSKMKVVASRLLEKYPQAIYTLCSSCALNMWLAKSVPVTGVSVALGTIEEVSAFFHRSPQLLLELDRVISVLFQSNEERGNELKEICHSQWTGRHDAFEILVELLQALVLCLDGINSDTNIRWNNCIAGRAFVLCSAVTDFDFIVTIVVLKNVLSFTRAFGKNLQGQTSDVFFAASSLTAVLHSLNEVMENIEVYHEFWFEEATNLATKLDIHMKLPGKFRRAQQGNLESQLTSESYYKETLSVPTVEHIIQELKDIFSEQHLKALKCLSLVPSVMGQLKFNTSEEHHADMYRSDLPNPDTLSAELHCWRIKWKHRGKDIELPSTIYEALHLPDIKFFPNVYALLKVLCILPVMKVENERYENGRKRLKAYLRNTLTDQRSSNLALLNINFDIKHDLDLMVDTYIKLYTTKSELPTGNSETIENT, translated from the coding sequence ATGCCGAACTTCTGCGCTGCCCCCAACTGCACGCGGAAGAGCACGCAGTCCGACCTGGCCTTCTTCAGGTTTCCGCGGGACCCGGCCAGATGCCAGAAGTGGGTGGAGAATTGTAGGAGAGCAGACTTAGAAGATAAAACACCTGATCAGCTAAATAAACATTATCGgttatgtgccaaacactttgaGACCTCTATGATCTGTAGAACTAGTCCTTATAGGACAGTTCTTCGAGATAATGCTATACCAACAATATTTGATCTTACCAGTCATTTGAACAATCCACATAGTAGACACAGAAAACGAATAAAAGAATTGAGTGAAGATGAAATCAGGacattgaaacagaaaaaaattgatgaaacttctgaacaggaacaaaaacataaagaaacaaacaacagcagtgCTCAGAACCCAAATATAGAAGAAGGGGGTGAAGAACAGGATGAAGATATTTTACCTTTAAcccttgaagaaaaggaaaacaaagaatacctaaaatctttatttgaaattttgattcttatgggaaaacaaaacatacctttGGATGGGCATGAGGCTGATGAACTCCCAGAAGGTCTCTTTACGCCTGATAACTTTCAAGCATTGCTGGAGTGCCGAATAAATTCTGGTGAAGAGGTTCTGAGAAAGCGCTTTGAGACAACAGCAGTTAACACGTTGTTCTGTTCGAAAACACAGCAGAAACAGATGCTAGAGATATGTGAGAGCTGCATTCGGGAGGAAACTCTCAGGGAAGTGAGAGACTCACACTTCTTTTCCATTATCACTGATGATGTGGTGGACATAGCAGGGGAAGAGCACCTGCCAGTGTTGGTGAGGTTTGTGGATGAATCACATAACCTGAGAGAGGATTTTGTGGGCTTCCTGCCTTATGAAGCTGATGCAGAAATTTTGGCTGTGAAATTTCACACTACAATAACTGAGAAGTGGGGGCTGAACATGGAGTACTGTCGTGGACAGGCTTACATTGTGTCCAGTGGATTTTCTTCCAAGATGAAAGTTGTTGCTTCGAGACTTCTAGAGAAATATCCCCAAGCTATCTATACACTCTGCTCTTCCTGTGCCTTAAATATGTGGTTAGCAAAATCGGTGCCTGTTACGGGAGTATCTGTTGCATTGGGAACGATTGAGGAAGTTTCTGCTTTTTTCCATCGATCACCACAACTACTTTTAGAACTTGACCGTGTAATTTCAGTcctttttcagagtaatgaagaAAGGggtaatgaactgaaggaaatttgCCATTCTCAATGGACAGGAAGGCatgatgcttttgaaattttagtgGAACTCCTGCAAGCACTTGTTTTATGTTTAGATGGTATAAATAGTGACACAAATATTAGATGGAATAACTGCATAGCTGGCCGAGCATTTGTACTCTGTAGTGCAGTAACagattttgatttcattgttaCCATTGTTGTTCTTAAGAATGTCCTATCTTTTACAAGAGCCTTTGGGAAAAATCTCCAGGGGCAAACCTCTGATGTCTTCTTTGCAGCCAGCAGCTTGACTGCAGTGCTACATTCACTAAATGAAGTGATGGAAAACATTGAAGTTTATCATGAATTTTGGTTTGAGGAAGCCACAAATTTGGCAACCAAACTTGATATTCACATGAAACTCCCTGGCAAATTCCGCAGAGCTCAGCAAGGTAACCTGGAGTCTCAGTTAACCTCTGAGAGTTACTATAAAGAAACCCTAAGTGTTCCAACAGTGGAGCACATTATTCAGGAACTTAAAGATATATTCTCAGAACAGCACCTCAAAGCTCTTAAATGCTTATCTCTGgtaccctctgtcatgggacagcTCAAATTCAATACGTCGGAGGAACACCATGCTGACATGTACAGAAGTGACTTACCCAATCCTGACACACTCTCAGCCGAGCTTCATTGTTGGAGAATCAAGTGGAAACACAGAGGGAAAGATATAGAGCTTCCATCCACCATTTATGAAGCCCTCCATCTGCCTGACATCaagttttttcctaatgtttatgCTTTGTTGAAGGTCTTATGCATTCTTCCTGTGATGAAGGTTGAGAATGAACGCTATGAAAATGGACGAAAGCGTCTCAAAGCATACCTGAGGAACACTTTGACAGACCAAAGGTCAAGTAACTTGGCTTTGCttaacataaattttgatataaaacatGATCTGGATTTGATGGTGGACACATATATCAAACTCTATACAACTAAGTCAGAGCTTCCCACAGGTAATTCAGAAACCATTGAAAATACTTGA